GCAGCGGATTCTCGACGTGCTGCCCCAGGTGGCCAACTCGAAAGCCACGGTCCTCATCCAGGGCGAGAGCGGCACGGGAAAAGAATTGATTGCGAGAGAGATTCACCGGCTGAGCCCCAGGCGGGACCATCCGTTCGTCGCCGTCAATTGCGCCGCCTTGGCCGAGGGGCTGCTCGAAAGCGAATTGTTCGGTCATGTCAAGGGCGCCTTCACCGGGGCGATCGCCGACCGTCCGGGGAGATTCGAGATCGCGCACAAGGGCACCTTGTTCCTTGATGAAATTGCGGAGATCAGCCCCATGGCGCAAGCCAAGCTGCTGAGGGTGCTTCAAGAAGAAGAATTCGAGCGGGTCGGAGGGAACAAGACCGTCAAGGTGGATGTGCGGGTCGTGGCCGCCACCAACAAGGATCTGACGGCCCAAACGCAGGAAGGGCGGTTTCGGGACGACCTCTATTACCGACTTCAAGTATTCCCGATTCGGGTGCCGCCGCTTCGAGATCGGAAAGAAGATATCCTGCCCCTCATCGAACATTGCATGGCACGATTGAATCGCGTGATGGGGAAAAATGTGCGGGATGTCGATGGCCCTGCTCTCCGCGTGCTGGAGGCCCACCACTATCCCGGAAACGTGCGGGAGCTGGAAAATATCCTGGAGCACGCGTTCATTCGCTGCCCGGACCATAGTCTCCGCCTGGATCACTTGCCTGAATACCTGACGGCGGAGAAGAGAAGCGGCGATGAGAGGGTCGGCACGTCTGCGGGGGACGCAGGAGTCGCTCTTGCGGATTTGGAGCGGGAAGCCATCTCCCGGACGCTGGAACAGACCGATTGGGATTATCGGACGGCTTGCCGCCGGCTAGGCATCAGCCGATCGACGCTTCTTCGCCGTATCAAACTCTATAAGATGAGTCGTACGGGCCAATCAAAATGAATCAGCATGGTCAAAATGACGCTCATAAGACATTGAAATTATGTCTTTCCGTGGTATAGTTTCATTCTGACATTCTTCCAGTTTTCTTCTCCACAACCTCCAAAAAAATCTCCAGGCAATTTAACCGGTTCTGCTTCGACCTCCCCGCGATATTCTGGCACATCTCCTGCTCTAATTCGGCGCGAGAACAGGACCGTCAATACTGGCGCTACGAAACCAATGCGCAGGCCTTGTCTCCGAAGAACGGCCCTGCCGCGCCGCCTGTGCGCAAGAGGAAGGACGATTGTGTTGGAACCGACCGTGGCTCGCTCGAACGAGGGAGACCGGAGCGATGAACGAATGACGCTGGACCAACTGGTCGCGCTCACCGATGAGCAAGCTCTCGTGCGCCTGGGGCTTGAACTGATGGAGGCCTTCGCGCGGGCCGAAGGGCGCAGCTTGTGGCATTAGCGGACAGTGCTCGTTTCTGTTCAGCCCTGCACGAGGAGGAATGGAACATGGCCTATAGCGAGAAAGTTGTCGATCACTTCACCCACCCACGAAACATGGGCAGCTTGCCGAAAGAGGCTCCGGACGTCGGCACCGGAATCGTGGGCGCCCCTGAATGCGGCGATGTGATGAAACTGCAAA
The DNA window shown above is from Nitrospira tepida and carries:
- a CDS encoding sigma-54 interaction domain-containing protein, with translation MDLKIITDRRCDEAIVLECIGDGVVTIDLDMRIRYMNRAMRELLGYEQDELLGQPLSCHFFVQGSICSTQDCILERAIRNREKVRNYETVIQNKEGRKIPVSLNTDLLWDETGHLIGIVETYRDLSQINELKAKLERQAHPGARGPLIGRSKALQRILDVLPQVANSKATVLIQGESGTGKELIAREIHRLSPRRDHPFVAVNCAALAEGLLESELFGHVKGAFTGAIADRPGRFEIAHKGTLFLDEIAEISPMAQAKLLRVLQEEEFERVGGNKTVKVDVRVVAATNKDLTAQTQEGRFRDDLYYRLQVFPIRVPPLRDRKEDILPLIEHCMARLNRVMGKNVRDVDGPALRVLEAHHYPGNVRELENILEHAFIRCPDHSLRLDHLPEYLTAEKRSGDERVGTSAGDAGVALADLEREAISRTLEQTDWDYRTACRRLGISRSTLLRRIKLYKMSRTGQSK